DNA sequence from the Bubalus bubalis isolate 160015118507 breed Murrah chromosome 24, NDDB_SH_1, whole genome shotgun sequence genome:
gGATGCCttgtgaggcccagagaggcctcATGACATCTCCAGGGGCACAGAGCACTTTGAAGACCTGGACTAGAATCCAGATCTCTGGCTATTCTTGCCTGTCAGCCGTGCCTGGAGGAACAAGAGTGTCTGGGGAGTAGAGACTGGGTGTTTAAAATTAATGTGGGAGGAGGGCTTGGGACAAGGCCAGCATCAGGCTATGGTGGGCACAGGCCCCAGGGGAGTGCCTCGGGCCAGAGGGAATGCCAGGATCCATGGGATGTTGGGGTCCGGGGGTGCTTGGCAGCAGGTCTCAGTGTTCTCTTCCCCCAGCACCGCTTTGTGCTCCGTGAGCGGCCACCCACAGTCATCATGGACCTCATCCAGAGGACCAAGGATGCTGTTCGGGAGCTGGACAACCTGCAGTACCGCAAGATGAAGAAGATCCTGTTCCAGGAGGCGCCCAATGGCCCTGGCGCGGAggccccagaggaggaggaggtgacccAGGGTGCCCTGCCACCATCTTCACCACCGTGTTGTACTTGCCTCCGAGCAGCTGCTTGGTGCCGCTCCCCCACCCCTCTTCATACTCTCTGTCTCCATGTGCTACTTCCACGTGCGCTTGCCTTGCCCTTCACCTTCCCTGCCCAACAGCCCACGTCCTGTCCACAGGAGGCAGAGCCCTACATGCACCGGGCCGGGACGCTGACCAGTCTAGAGAGTAGCCATTCAGTGCCCAGCATGTCCATCAGCGCCTCCAGCCAGAGCAGCTCAGTCAACAGCCTGGCAGATGCCTCTGataatgaggaggaggaagaggaggaggaagaggaggaggaggaggaagaaggtcCTGAAGCCCGGGAGATGGCCATGATGCAGGAGGGGGAGCACACAGTCACCTCCCACAGCTCCATCATCCACCGGCTGCCGGTATGCAGCTGTGCCTGAGTAGGCTTGACAGCCACAGGGCCGTGCTCCAGGTCTGACGGGGTTTTCAGGGAACTCTCTCTGGACCCTCTGACCTCTGAGACTCGGGCATTCCTTCCACCTTCTCTTCCTCTAGGGCTCTGATAACCTCTATGATGACCCCTACCAGCCAGAGATGACCCCAGGGCCTCTCCAGCCACCTGCGGCCCCGGCTCCCACCTCTGCCACCTCTTCGGCCCGCCGACGGGCCTACTGCCGCAACAGGGACCACTTTGCCACCATCCGTACTGCCTCCCTGGTGAGCACAGCCATCCTAGGTCCCCCAGACTACTAAGTTCAGAAATGGCTTTCTCCCAGTGGGGTGTGATTAAGTCCAGATTGCAGACTCTGTTGCTGTCACTTCCTTCTTACCTCGACTGTCTCACCTAAATCCTCCCCTCTCGCCTCCCTTCTCTCAGTAGACTGTTTTGGTCATGTTGCCCAACTCTCACCCTGTCTTTGTGACTAGACTTAAATATCATCTCCTGGTGTGTCTTCCCAGGCTCCTGGCCAGCCAGGTGCTTCGTGTCCTGTGCTTTGGTGCTCCTGAACAGCATTGTGACAGGTTTGCTGGATTCTGTGCCCCTAGAGAACAGAGATGGTATATAGGTATCTGCCTGTACCAATAATTGGCTTGCCGGCCCCCACACCTGCCTGTATTTAATCCTTCCAACTTTTCTGGGAGGGTGAGGATATGATTCCATTTAAGAGATGACACAGTTGTGACTCAGAAGGGTTCCCTTTAGTAGTTCTCAAATTCTGTAACCAGTACCTTGGTCCTCTCCTAAAATAAAGGCATGGcatttgggggtttttttccctcagttgaTAGGAAAACTATGTTTTCATAAGATACAGTTTTTTGTCTATAATTTTAGTAGACTTTTAGATTACGTTCTTGTATAGCTGTGTTGACAGTCCTCTTGGAGGCCATTGGTTGGTCTGTTATGTTCTTTTAGCTTCTCCTTATGACTGGTTGTTCTGCTAGGATAACTCTAAAGACCCTCTTATGCTTGGTGCTTTGTGATACCGTGAGAAAGGTCTGGGACTTTTAGGGATTTGGCCATCTGAACTAGTTTGGGGCCATTGACATAGCCTTTGAACAATGGGATCTGAGTTCAAACTTAAGATGAGGGCATTCAGGTCCAGTGTTCTTGTCATCCAGCATCCTATGGTCTGTATTCTGCCTCCATACCTGAGCTGTAAAGGGTCTTCAGTGTTTGCTGAAGGGGAAGGAACAATCACTTTCTAGTTCAGAGTATTCTAGATACTATTACACAGGTAGCAAACTTAATCTCCACAGCCCCCTATGAGGAGGTGTTACTGTCTCCTGTAACAGAACTGAGGCTTAGCAGCATTAACTTTCTTGAAGTCACATGGTTagaaagtggcagaactggggATCTGGGCCCAGGTCTGTCTTGATTCTTTTACTCTTTTGAATCTATCTGAATTGTCCCTACTTTAAGGCAAGACCCCGTGTTCAATCCCTTTTCTTGTCTGATGCGGTCACACCAACCCATGAGGGAGATGATGTCTCCATTCTCCAGTGGAGGtggcaggctcagagaggttgagtgaggAAGGTGCCAAATGAGAATTAAACCCATGCATCTAAAACTCAGGTTCTCGCCCACACAGCACGAAGACCGCGTGTGTGTTACTAATACGGGGCCAGAGCTGCGCCCCACTCCTCACCTTTCTCCCTCCCCAGGTCAGCCGCCAGATTCAGGAGCATGAGCAGGACTCAGCCCTGCGGGAGCAGCTGAGTGGCTATAAGCGGATGCGACGCCAGCACCAGAAGCAGCTGCTGGCGTTGGAGTCACGGCTGAGGGGCGAGCGCGAGGAGCACAGTGCGCGGCTGCAGCGGGAGCTCGAGGCACAGCGGGCTGGCTTTGGGGCTGAGGCCGAAAAGCTGTCCCGGCGGCACCAGGCCATCGGGGAGAAGGAGGCGCGAGCTGCTCAGGCTGAGGAGCGGAAGTTCCAGCAGCACATCCTTGGGCAGCAGAAGAAGGAGCTGGCTGCCCTGCTGGAGGCGCAGAAGCGAACCTACAAACTGCGGAAGGAGCAGCTGAAGGAGGTGGGTTTGGGCCgcagctgtgggtggggttggtaGGGGAGTGAGGCAGGCCCTGACCCCCTGGCTCTCCCACTGCCCTTTCCTAGGAACTCCAGGAGAACCCCAGCACCCCCAAGCGGGAGAAGGCTGAGTGGCTTTTGCGGCAGAAGGAGCAGCTACAGCAGTgccaggcagaggaggaggctgggttGCTGCGGCGGCAGCGCCAGTACTTTGAGCTGCAGTGTCGCCAGTACAAGCGCAAGATGCTGCTGGCGCGCCACAGCCTAGACCAGGACCTGCTGCGAGAGGTaggcctccccctcccctggtCGCCTCCCAGGTCCCAGGCTCCTGCCCTGTTTAATCTGCCTCACTTGGGACCATCTTTTCTCTCTGCCCTCATTCATGTTGTGGGTTGGCTTCTTTTCAGCATCTCTCTGACTTCTCGTGCCCACCAGACCCCAAGTGAGTTCCCAACCTGCCAGGAGCTTGGCACCCTTTTCCCTTTCACCCATACCCCTCATCTCCCCACCGTCACTTCCCTTGCCAAGAAGTCCTGGGGCTCTCGTTTTCTTGACACTCACAAGGCTTCCTAACTGCTTTCTGGCCCCTGCCTCCCTTTTGCCTCAGGACTTGAacaagaaacagacacagaaggacTTGGAGTGTGCGCTGCTTCTGCGGCAGCATGAGGCCACGCGGGAGCTGGAGCTCCGGCAGCTGCAGGCCGTGCAGCGCACTCGGGCTGAGCTCACCCGCCTGCAGCACCAGACGGAGCTGGGCAACCAGCTGGAGTACAATAAGCGGCGTGAGCAGGAGTTGCGGCAGAAGCATGCGGCCCAGGTTCGCCAGCAGCCCAAGAGCCTCAAAGTACGTGCAGGCCAGCGTCCCCCGGGCCTCCCACTCCCCGTTCCTGGGGCTGTGGGACCACCTAACACAGGCACCCCTAGAGAAGAGCAACCCTGCTCACCTGGCCAGGAGGCAGTCCTGGACCAAAGAatgctgggagaggaggaggaagcagttccagagagaaggattctggggaAGGAAGGGGCTGCCTTGGAGCCAGAGGAGCAGAGGATACTGGGGGAAGAGTCAGGAACCGCTAGCCCCAGTCCACAAAACCACGAGAGTTTGGTTTATGAGGAGGTTTGGGGGCTAcctgaggaggagacagaggagcttAGAGTGCCATCCCCAGCACCCCAGGAGAGGAGCATTGTGGGCCAGGAGGCATCGGTGGAATGGAGGTTGTGGGGGAAGGAGGATGGCAGCCTCTTGGGTGAGGAGTTTGAGCTTGACTGGGTCCAGGGTCCGGCACTGACCCCAGTccctgaggaggaagaggaagaggaggagggggctccATTTAGGACCCCAAGGGATCCTGGAGATGGCTGTCCCTCACCAGACATCCCCCCGGAACCCCCTCCAACGCATTTGAGGCCAGGCACTACTAGCCAGCTCCCTGGACTCCTGTCCCATGGCCTCCTGGCTGGACTATCCTTTGCAGTGGGGTCCTCCTCGGGCCTCTTGCCCctactactactgctgctgctcccATTGCTGGCGGCCCAGGGTGGGGGCGGCCTGCAGGCAGCCCTGCTGGCCCTTGAGGTGGGGCTGGTGGGCCTGGGGGCCTCCTACCTACTTCTTTGTACAGCTCTGCACCTGCCCCCCAGTCTGTTCCTACTCCTGGCTCAGGGCACCGCACTGGGGGCTGTCCTCAGTCTGAGCTGGCGCCGAGGCCTCCTGGGCGTCCCTCTGGGCCTTGGGGCTGCCTGGCTCCTCGCCTGGCCAGGCCTGGCTCTACCTCTGGCAGCTCTGGCGGCAGGGGGCAAATGGGTGCGACAGCAGGGCCCCCGGATGCGCCGGGGCATCTCTCGACTCTGGTTGCGGGCTCTGCTGCGCCTATCACCCATGGTCTTCCGGGCCCTGCAGGGCTGTGGAGCCGTGGGGGACCGGGGCCTATTTGCACTGTACCCCAAGACCAACAAGGATGGTTTCCGCAGCCGTATTCCTGTCCCTGGGCCCCGAAGGGGTAATCCTCGCACTGCCCGACACCCACTAGCCCTTTTGGCCAGGTTTTGGGCCCTGTGCAAGGGCTGGAACTGGCGCCTTGCCCGGGCCAGCCAAAGTTTAGCCACCTGCCTGCCCCCCTGGGTTGTCCACACACTGGCCAGTTGGGGCCTGCTTCGGGGTGAGCGGCCCAGCCGTATCCCCCGGCTGCTTCCACGCAGCCAGCGCCAGCTGggccctcctgcctcccaccagCCACCGCCAGGGATGCTCGCTGGGCGGAGATCCCGAGCCCGCCAGTCCAGGGCCCTGCCTCCCTGGAGGTGACCAATTCCAGCTCCTCCCAAGCCTGAATCCAGAGCATTGAGCACTTTATCTCCCACTACTCAGTGAAGTTTCTCCATTCCCTGGCCTCTCCTCCCATtcaccccacaccccacacctCACCCCCCAGCCCTTCAGCCTCGAGACAGGCAGCCTCCTCCGCCATGGAGTCTGGAGATGATACTTTGTGTTCTCCTGATGCTCCTCCCCACCCTAAGTTATTGCTGTTCTCccgctgtgtgtgtgctcatccTCACCCTCATCGACTCAGGCCTGGGGCCAGGGGTGGCAATGGGTGGGAAgagtcatgttttttttttttttttttttttctctctttgattttgtttttctgtctccctTCCAACCTGTCCCCtttcccccaccaaaaaaaaaaaaaaagaaaaagacaaacacaaataaaatatctGAGCGGAACTGTACCTTTGGCCCAGGCTGCCTCTGTCTGCTTTGTCCTGCCGCCTAGCCTCCCCGGTATGCCCCCAGTCTGGACCCTTGGCCCCCAGTTCCATGACCTTTTCACCCCATCTGCGTTATCTCAACCCGTTTCACTCCTCAGCCTCATCTTTTCTACCTTCATAGCTTCATTGCACCATGACCACTACCACCTCGGCAGGGCTGGGTCCCTGTTGAGCTGCTTGGCCCCACGGTTCCCCTGTATGTGGATTCCTCCCAGAGAGTGCTCAGGTCCTGGGTCCTTTTCGTCCTCATTCACTGCCTTTTCTCCCAATCCACTCCCTGTGTGGTTCCCTTCTGTCTGGGAGCTGAGTTTCTCTCCTGGCATCAGGGCTGGGGGATGGGACTGCAAACCCTCCCCAGTAGGGGGTGGTGAGTTTGGGGGCCCAAAAGTGTGGGGGCCATGGAAATGGGATTGGTTGTGGGCTTGGAGTGGGAGCTGAGTGCACAAGGGCCGGGCTGGAATGTGGAGGTCTGGTCAGGGTGACAGCTGCTGGCCTGTTAAACTTGTCAGGCCCTTTCTGGCCACCGCCTTTGCCCCTTTCCCTTGTGTGACCCAAAATGGGGCCACCCTTTCTTACCCATTTCTTGGCTTGGTGTttatccttcttccctccctcccaccctgaggTGATGAACCTGGGGCTTCCTCTCTTTCCTCAGCTTTGTTACTGTCTTCCATGGGTGTGTTGAGTGACTTGGTTTTCTCACTCGTGTATATTCTGTATCTGCTCACAGGCATCTATCTACAGGTcatattttcttcctcctctgcatGGTCAAAACTTCTTGTGTGCACTCAGTACTTGAAAGATTCTCAGTTCCCTCTTCATGAACTCTCCTGATGTTTCTTGTGAGTTGTCCACCCAACTCTGAATATGCTCTTGGAAGCTCTCTTGTTCTCTTTGCGTCTCTTGCCCATTGAGCATCTTCTTGATCTCTCTCCACACAACCCCATCTCTCCGTGTCTGTCTGTATACAGCTCCCCCGCCCCCTCTGTCTaacatgttttctgtttctctccctctccctgtctctgctgctgtctcctctcctcctctctttcttctccccctctcccctggttgttcctcctcctccccctgcccccatctcccTTTGGTCCGTCCACTGCATAGTCTAAGGAgctgcagatcaagaagcagttCCAGGAGACGTGTAAGATCCAGACTCGGCAGTACAAGGCTCTGCGGGCCCATTTGCTGGAGACCACGCCCAAAGCTCAGCACAAGAGCCTCCTTAAGCGGCTCAAGGAAGAACAGACCCGCAAGCTGGCAATCCTAGCCGAGCAGTACGACCAGTCCATCTCAGAGATGCTCAGCTCACAGGCGGTGAGGCCTGGGGTCCAGGGAGGGAGCATGGTGGAGGTTGGCCTTTATATTTCCAGCTTAGCTGTGAACACTGGAAGCGGGGAGTATAGAGAGAGAAGGGGCTTTTTGTTCTTGGGAAACTCAGATACTCTCCCACTGTTGGGATTCTCTGCAacagttttattatttctctttaagtattttcttaaGGTCTTGACAAAGCCAGCCTGCCTACTCCACCGAGAACCACCAAGGAAAGAATGGCTGTACTTTTTTCCTGGGCCTGAGTTAGTTTAATGTGTGAACAGGGAGCAAATCAAAATGAGTGTGGCCTTCAGGCCAGTTGGAGGGTTTTGAAGGTTGCTGTTAGCGATCACATGACACAGGAATGGGCCACTTAACACagtataaaaagtgaaagtgtccttATTCATTTGCCATGCCCTCACCTAATCCCACCTCTCAGAGGTAATTGTTAAAAATGAATTgtattagatttttttcctatgcatatttggaaattatattaaaaacttgAACCAAAATGGAATTACTTTGCAAACTGTCCTCTTAACTTCTTTTTCCACCTAATATTTCTTGGACATCTTTCCATGTCAGTACATGTCTCATTTTTTAAGAGCATAGGATTTCCCATGGTACAGATGTACCATGATTTATTTAACCCATCCCTTATTGgtggatgtttaggttgtttccagtatTTTGCTATTACAACGCTTCAGTGAACATCTTCGAGCACATGTGCAAGTATACGTGGGGGATAAATTCCTGGAAGTGTAATTGCTGTGTCACAGGGTATGATGACCTTCATTCTGATAGATGTTGAGACTGGCTGCTTCTTGAAACCTTAGGGCCCAGGCCTACTGGGGCAGGGGAGGATTGTGGGGGTTGGAGAGGAGGCCCTTAAAACTTGTTCTTCCTGGTCTCTAGCTGCGGCTTGATGAAACCCAGGAAGCAGAGTTCCAGGCCCTTCGGCAGCAGCTGCAACAAGAGCTGGAGCTGCTCAATGCTTACCAGAGCAAGATCAAGATCCGCACAGAGAGTCAGCATGAACGGGAGCTGCGGGAGCTGGAGCAGAGAGTAGCCCTGAGGCGGGCCCTGCTGGAGCAGCGGGTGAGAGGGCTGGGCTCCAGGATGGGCTGGGGAGGGCAgcccccatcctggaccctcTAACCTCTCTTCTGGGTACCCCAGGTAGAAGAGGAGCTGCTGGCCCTGCAGACAGGGCGCTCTGAGCGAATCCGGAGTTTGCTTGAGCGGCAGGCCCGTGAGATCGAGGCTTTCGATGCTGAGAGCATGAGGCTGGGCTTCTCCAGTATGGCTCTGGGGGGCATCCCAGCTGAGGCTGCTGCCCAGGGCTATCCtgctccaccccctgcccccgcctGGCCCTCCCGGCCGGTTCCCCGTTCAGGGGCGCACTGGAGCCATGGCCCTCCTCCACCAGGCATGCCGCCCCCGGCCTGGCGTCAGCCCGCTCTCTTGGCTCCCCCGGGTCCCCCAAACTGGCTGGGGCCCCCGGCACAGAGCGGCACACCCCGTGGTGGAGCCCTGTTGCTGCTAAGAaacagcccccagcccctgcgGCGAGCAGCCTCAGGGGGCAGTGGCAGTGACAGTGTGGGCCCGCCTGCTGCTGCAGTGCCTGGGCCTCTGAGCCGCAGCACCAGTGTCGCTTCCCACATCCTCAATGGTTCCTCCCACTTCTATTCCTGAAGTACAAGGTGGAT
Encoded proteins:
- the TAOK2 gene encoding serine/threonine-protein kinase TAO2 isoform X1; the protein is MPAGGRAGSLKDPDVAELFFKDDPEKLFSDLREIGHGSFGAVYFARDVRNSEVVAIKKMSYSGKQSNEKWQDIIKEVRFLQKLRHPNTIQYRGCYLREHTAWLVMEYCLGSASDLLEVHKKPLQEVEIAAVTHGALQGLAYLHSHNMIHRDVKAGNILLSEPGLVKLGDFGSASIMAPANSFVGTPYWMAPEVILAMDEGQYDGKVDVWSLGITCIELAERKPPLFNMNAMSALYHIAQNESPVLQSGHWSEYFRNFVDSCLQKIPQDRPTSEVLLKHRFVLRERPPTVIMDLIQRTKDAVRELDNLQYRKMKKILFQEAPNGPGAEAPEEEEEAEPYMHRAGTLTSLESSHSVPSMSISASSQSSSVNSLADASDNEEEEEEEEEEEEEEEGPEAREMAMMQEGEHTVTSHSSIIHRLPGSDNLYDDPYQPEMTPGPLQPPAAPAPTSATSSARRRAYCRNRDHFATIRTASLVSRQIQEHEQDSALREQLSGYKRMRRQHQKQLLALESRLRGEREEHSARLQRELEAQRAGFGAEAEKLSRRHQAIGEKEARAAQAEERKFQQHILGQQKKELAALLEAQKRTYKLRKEQLKEELQENPSTPKREKAEWLLRQKEQLQQCQAEEEAGLLRRQRQYFELQCRQYKRKMLLARHSLDQDLLREDLNKKQTQKDLECALLLRQHEATRELELRQLQAVQRTRAELTRLQHQTELGNQLEYNKRREQELRQKHAAQVRQQPKSLKVRAGQRPPGLPLPVPGAVGPPNTGTPREEQPCSPGQEAVLDQRMLGEEEEAVPERRILGKEGAALEPEEQRILGEESGTASPSPQNHESLVYEEVWGLPEEETEELRVPSPAPQERSIVGQEASVEWRLWGKEDGSLLGEEFELDWVQGPALTPVPEEEEEEEEGAPFRTPRDPGDGCPSPDIPPEPPPTHLRPGTTSQLPGLLSHGLLAGLSFAVGSSSGLLPLLLLLLLPLLAAQGGGGLQAALLALEVGLVGLGASYLLLCTALHLPPSLFLLLAQGTALGAVLSLSWRRGLLGVPLGLGAAWLLAWPGLALPLAALAAGGKWVRQQGPRMRRGISRLWLRALLRLSPMVFRALQGCGAVGDRGLFALYPKTNKDGFRSRIPVPGPRRGNPRTARHPLALLARFWALCKGWNWRLARASQSLATCLPPWVVHTLASWGLLRGERPSRIPRLLPRSQRQLGPPASHQPPPGMLAGRRSRARQSRALPPWR
- the TAOK2 gene encoding serine/threonine-protein kinase TAO2 isoform X2; its protein translation is MPAGGRAGSLKDPDVAELFFKDDPEKLFSDLREIGHGSFGAVYFARDVRNSEVVAIKKMSYSGKQSNEKWQDIIKEVRFLQKLRHPNTIQYRGCYLREHTAWLVMEYCLGSASDLLEVHKKPLQEVEIAAVTHGALQGLAYLHSHNMIHRDVKAGNILLSEPGLVKLGDFGSASIMAPANSFVGTPYWMAPEVILAMDEGQYDGKVDVWSLGITCIELAERKPPLFNMNAMSALYHIAQNESPVLQSGHWSEYFRNFVDSCLQKIPQDRPTSEVLLKHRFVLRERPPTVIMDLIQRTKDAVRELDNLQYRKMKKILFQEAPNGPGAEAPEEEEEAEPYMHRAGTLTSLESSHSVPSMSISASSQSSSVNSLADASDNEEEEEEEEEEEEEEEGPEAREMAMMQEGEHTVTSHSSIIHRLPGSDNLYDDPYQPEMTPGPLQPPAAPAPTSATSSARRRAYCRNRDHFATIRTASLVSRQIQEHEQDSALREQLSGYKRMRRQHQKQLLALESRLRGEREEHSARLQRELEAQRAGFGAEAEKLSRRHQAIGEKEARAAQAEERKFQQHILGQQKKELAALLEAQKRTYKLRKEQLKEELQENPSTPKREKAEWLLRQKEQLQQCQAEEEAGLLRRQRQYFELQCRQYKRKMLLARHSLDQDLLREDLNKKQTQKDLECALLLRQHEATRELELRQLQAVQRTRAELTRLQHQTELGNQLEYNKRREQELRQKHAAQVRQQPKSLKSKELQIKKQFQETCKIQTRQYKALRAHLLETTPKAQHKSLLKRLKEEQTRKLAILAEQYDQSISEMLSSQALRLDETQEAEFQALRQQLQQELELLNAYQSKIKIRTESQHERELRELEQRVALRRALLEQRVEEELLALQTGRSERIRSLLERQAREIEAFDAESMRLGFSSMALGGIPAEAAAQGYPAPPPAPAWPSRPVPRSGAHWSHGPPPPGMPPPAWRQPALLAPPGPPNWLGPPAQSGTPRGGALLLLRNSPQPLRRAASGGSGSDSVGPPAAAVPGPLSRSTSVASHILNGSSHFYS
- the TAOK2 gene encoding serine/threonine-protein kinase TAO2 isoform X3; translation: MPAGGRAGSLKDPDVAELFFKDDPEKLFSDLREIGHGSFGAVYFARDVRNSEVVAIKKMSYSGKQSNEKWQDIIKEVRFLQKLRHPNTIQYRGCYLREHTAWLVMEYCLGSASDLLEVHKKPLQEVEIAAVTHGALQGLAYLHSHNMIHRDVKAGNILLSEPGLVKLGDFGSASIMAPANSFVGTPYWMAPEVILAMDEGQYDGKVDVWSLGITCIELAERKPPLFNMNAMSALYHIAQNESPVLQSGHWSEYFRNFVDSCLQKIPQDRPTSEVLLKHRFVLRERPPTVIMDLIQRTKDAVRELDNLQYRKMKKILFQEAPNGPGAEAPEEEEEAEPYMHRAGTLTSLESSHSVPSMSISASSQSSSVNSLADASDNEEEEEEEEEEEEEEEGPEAREMAMMQEGEHTVTSHSSIIHRLPGSDNLYDDPYQPEMTPGPLQPPAAPAPTSATSSARRRAYCRNRDHFATIRTASLVSRQIQEHEQDSALREQLSGYKRMRRQHQKQLLALESRLRGEREEHSARLQRELEAQRAGFGAEAEKLSRRHQAIGEKEARAAQAEERKFQQHILGQQKKELAALLEAQKRTYKLRKEQLKEELQENPSTPKREKAEWLLRQKEQLQQCQAEEEAGLLRRQRQYFELQCRQYKRKMLLARHSLDQDLLREDLNKKQTQKDLECALLLRQHEATRELELRQLQAVQRTRAELTRLQHQTELGNQLEYNKRREQELRQKHAAQVRQQPKSLKLRLDETQEAEFQALRQQLQQELELLNAYQSKIKIRTESQHERELRELEQRVALRRALLEQRVEEELLALQTGRSERIRSLLERQAREIEAFDAESMRLGFSSMALGGIPAEAAAQGYPAPPPAPAWPSRPVPRSGAHWSHGPPPPGMPPPAWRQPALLAPPGPPNWLGPPAQSGTPRGGALLLLRNSPQPLRRAASGGSGSDSVGPPAAAVPGPLSRSTSVASHILNGSSHFYS